In Hwangdonia lutea, a single window of DNA contains:
- the aroC gene encoding chorismate synthase codes for MAGNTFGKLFSLTTYGESHGPALGGVIDGCPSGIALDLEAIQNELDRRKPGQSAIVTQRKEPDTVKFHSGIFEGKTTGTSIGFVIENTNQKSHDYTHIKDSYRPSHADYTYDQKYGFRDYRGGGRSSARETACRVVAGAIAKQMLQCIEITAYVSGVGNMTLDKPYTELDLTKTETNMVRCPDEAMASKMETYIKEVRSKGDTVGGIVSCVIKNMPAGLGEPVFDKLHAQLGKAMLSINAVKGFEYGSGFQGSTMYGSDHNDAFNTDGTTKTNFSGGIQGGISNGMDIYFNVAFKPVATLIQEYETIDKEGKVVQMHGKGRHDPCVVPRAVPIVEAMAALVIADFYLINKLYK; via the coding sequence ATGGCAGGCAACACTTTCGGAAAACTATTCAGCTTAACAACGTACGGCGAATCCCACGGCCCCGCTTTGGGTGGCGTTATAGACGGCTGTCCGTCTGGTATTGCGTTAGATTTGGAGGCCATTCAAAACGAGTTAGATAGACGTAAACCCGGGCAATCGGCTATTGTAACCCAACGCAAAGAACCCGATACGGTAAAATTCCATTCCGGTATTTTCGAAGGTAAAACCACAGGAACTTCCATTGGCTTTGTTATTGAAAACACCAACCAAAAATCGCACGATTACACGCATATAAAAGACAGTTATCGTCCCAGTCATGCAGATTACACCTACGACCAAAAATATGGTTTTAGAGACTATCGCGGTGGCGGTCGTAGTTCGGCACGCGAAACTGCATGTCGTGTGGTGGCAGGTGCCATAGCAAAACAAATGCTACAATGCATCGAGATTACTGCTTACGTTTCTGGGGTGGGCAACATGACACTCGACAAGCCCTATACTGAGTTGGATTTAACAAAAACAGAAACCAACATGGTACGTTGCCCGGACGAAGCCATGGCTTCAAAAATGGAAACGTACATTAAAGAGGTGCGTAGTAAAGGCGATACCGTTGGCGGTATTGTAAGCTGCGTTATTAAAAATATGCCCGCTGGTTTGGGCGAACCCGTGTTCGATAAGTTACATGCCCAATTAGGTAAAGCGATGCTCTCCATAAACGCTGTAAAAGGTTTTGAGTATGGTAGCGGGTTCCAGGGTAGTACCATGTACGGCAGCGACCACAACGATGCATTTAATACCGATGGCACTACAAAAACCAATTTCTCGGGTGGTATTCAAGGAGGTATTAGCAACGGCATGGACATTTATTTTAATGTTGCTTTTAAACCTGTGGCCACACTAATTCAAGAATACGAAACCATCGATAAAGAAGGTAAGGTCGTGCAAATGCACGGTAAAGGCCGTCACGATCCTTGTGTTGTGCCCAGAGCAGTACCCATTGTAGAGGCCATGGCAGCTTTGGTTATTGCCGATTTTTATCTCATAAACAAGCTTTACAAATAA
- a CDS encoding sulfurtransferase has protein sequence MSSYVNLKTPIVSAEWLYDHLNAENLVVLDGTINKVFDGTQKQIPKARYFDIKNKFSDVSNPFPSAFPSEAQFQKEARALGINNQSAIVITDDKGIYSSARVWWLFKAFGHANVAVLNGGTPAWLKAGYPIETMENDTHDTGDFVAKLQPKSMQFFEDMLKASKEKSHKIIDARSAGRFNSTEPEPRAGLRMGTIPNSKNIPFKNLLNTDGLLKPKEELQDIFSEVIHKEDKVIFSCGSGITACVLALGAEISGYKNMSVYDGSWTEWGTLVKE, from the coding sequence ATGAGTTCTTATGTAAATCTAAAAACACCCATTGTTTCAGCCGAATGGCTTTACGACCATTTGAATGCCGAAAACCTTGTTGTGCTAGACGGTACGATTAATAAGGTGTTTGATGGTACGCAAAAACAAATTCCAAAGGCGCGGTATTTCGATATTAAAAATAAATTTAGCGATGTATCGAATCCGTTTCCAAGTGCATTTCCATCCGAAGCCCAATTTCAAAAAGAGGCCAGGGCTTTGGGCATAAATAACCAAAGTGCCATTGTAATTACAGATGATAAAGGTATCTATTCCAGCGCCCGTGTTTGGTGGTTGTTTAAAGCGTTTGGGCACGCTAATGTGGCGGTTTTAAATGGCGGAACTCCAGCGTGGTTAAAAGCAGGATATCCAATAGAAACAATGGAAAATGATACACACGATACGGGCGATTTTGTGGCTAAACTTCAGCCTAAATCCATGCAATTTTTTGAGGATATGCTTAAAGCTTCAAAAGAAAAGTCGCATAAAATAATAGATGCACGTTCAGCCGGCCGATTCAACAGTACCGAACCCGAACCCAGAGCAGGCTTGCGTATGGGAACGATTCCAAATTCAAAAAACATTCCATTTAAAAACTTATTAAACACTGATGGTTTACTAAAACCCAAAGAAGAATTACAAGATATTTTTTCAGAAGTGATTCATAAAGAGGATAAGGTTATATTTTCGTGTGGCTCGGGCATTACGGCCTGCGTTTTAGCTTTGGGCGCAGAAATTTCGGGATATAAAAACATGTCGGTTTACGATGGTTCGTGGACGGAATGGGGCACTTTGGTTAAAGAATAA
- a CDS encoding N-formylglutamate amidohydrolase, which produces MQKLPLKDIIAKIKNEDIFEAVSSDYSFTLKIDKYVPYACAAIHDGHQFRKELWPNCIHTEYERWYEEDPETKTMIKSHPIVIAGCDSRFEYDLNRAPEAAVFDTAWGKQLWHQPLSEDMKDKSLRKHNNFYKVVHTLISVLESKFGFCTVYDMHSYNWKRWDREVPTWNLGTSNIDNKRFGEAVENWRQSLSEIKFPYGIPSTSKINDTFQGNGYFLKYITNNFKNTLVLATEIAKVYCDEYDYIIYPEVVRSVENQLRNLLPKNALDNYKKYSN; this is translated from the coding sequence ATGCAAAAACTTCCGCTTAAAGATATTATTGCAAAGATTAAAAATGAAGACATTTTTGAAGCCGTGTCTTCAGATTACTCGTTTACCCTAAAAATTGATAAATATGTGCCTTATGCCTGTGCGGCGATTCACGACGGGCATCAGTTTAGAAAAGAACTTTGGCCCAATTGCATACACACCGAATACGAGCGTTGGTACGAAGAAGATCCGGAGACCAAAACGATGATTAAATCGCATCCCATTGTTATTGCGGGCTGCGACTCGCGCTTTGAGTACGATTTAAACCGCGCGCCCGAAGCTGCTGTTTTTGATACCGCTTGGGGAAAACAACTCTGGCACCAACCACTATCGGAAGACATGAAAGATAAAAGCCTGCGAAAACACAACAATTTTTATAAAGTGGTGCATACTTTAATTTCGGTGTTAGAATCTAAATTCGGGTTTTGTACCGTTTACGATATGCACAGTTACAATTGGAAACGTTGGGATAGGGAGGTACCCACATGGAATTTAGGAACTTCAAACATCGATAACAAGCGATTTGGAGAGGCTGTTGAAAACTGGCGACAAAGTTTATCCGAAATAAAATTTCCGTACGGTATACCTTCAACCTCAAAAATTAACGACACCTTTCAAGGCAACGGCTATTTTTTAAAATATATTACCAATAACTTTAAAAACACCTTAGTTTTGGCGACCGAAATTGCCAAAGTGTATTGCGATGAATATGATTATATTATTTATCCGGAGGTTGTTCGATCTGTAGAAAATCAACTCAGAAACTTGTTGCCCAAAAATGCTTTGGATAATTACAAAAAGTATTCAAATTAA
- a CDS encoding dicarboxylate/amino acid:cation symporter, with protein MKKLALHWKIIIGMVLGIIWALLSSTMGWSAFTINWIDPFGTIFINLLKLIAVPLVLFSIISGVANIGDPSSLGRMGGKTLGIYLLTTIMAVTLGLVLVNVIKPGKLIDEESRIDNRISYEIWADSQGHEIKDGINYLQKEEFFERAQEISELTKSELQDAAVSDKMDIVKKKKETTPLQPLIDIVPSNFFYSLSNNGLMLQIIFFAVFFGVCLLFIPSEKSNPVLHLVDGINEVFLKMVDVVMQAAPFFVFALLAGVVSKMAGDDIGKVVEIFKGLSWYSLTVLAGLLLMIFVVYPMILKLFVKKIPYVGFFKSMSPAQTLAFSTSSSAATLPVTMECVEQNLGVNKKISSFVLPIGATVNMDGTSLYQAIAVIFLAQIHMIDLTIAQQITVVLTATLASIGSAAVPSAGLVMLIIVLDSVGLNPAWIAIIFPVDRILDMFRTVVNVTGDATVCSIIADGENMLDYKELKDPTETFDLDS; from the coding sequence ATGAAGAAACTCGCACTGCACTGGAAAATTATCATAGGAATGGTTTTAGGAATCATTTGGGCTTTATTATCAAGCACCATGGGTTGGAGTGCCTTTACCATTAATTGGATAGACCCCTTTGGAACCATTTTTATTAATTTATTAAAACTCATTGCGGTACCGTTGGTTTTGTTTTCCATTATAAGTGGCGTAGCAAATATTGGCGATCCTTCAAGTTTGGGCAGAATGGGAGGAAAGACCCTCGGTATTTATCTGCTCACTACCATAATGGCAGTTACATTAGGTTTGGTGTTGGTAAATGTTATAAAACCAGGAAAACTTATTGATGAGGAAAGCAGAATCGACAACAGAATAAGTTATGAGATTTGGGCAGATTCACAGGGTCATGAAATTAAAGATGGTATCAATTATTTACAAAAAGAAGAATTTTTTGAACGTGCCCAAGAGATTTCAGAACTAACAAAAAGCGAACTTCAAGATGCCGCGGTATCCGATAAAATGGATATTGTAAAAAAGAAAAAAGAAACAACGCCGTTACAGCCATTAATAGACATTGTTCCCAGTAACTTCTTTTATTCATTATCCAATAATGGGTTAATGTTACAGATTATATTTTTCGCTGTGTTTTTTGGTGTTTGTTTATTGTTTATTCCCTCAGAAAAATCGAATCCTGTTTTACATCTTGTGGATGGCATTAACGAGGTGTTTTTAAAAATGGTAGATGTTGTAATGCAAGCAGCACCATTTTTTGTATTTGCTTTATTGGCCGGAGTGGTAAGTAAAATGGCAGGTGATGATATTGGTAAGGTTGTTGAAATTTTTAAAGGCCTCAGTTGGTATTCGCTTACGGTTTTAGCTGGGTTATTACTTATGATTTTTGTGGTATACCCTATGATTCTTAAATTGTTTGTAAAGAAAATTCCATACGTTGGCTTTTTTAAATCCATGAGTCCTGCTCAAACTTTAGCATTTTCAACCTCAAGTAGCGCAGCTACATTGCCTGTAACTATGGAGTGTGTGGAGCAAAACTTAGGTGTTAATAAAAAGATAAGCAGTTTTGTGCTGCCCATTGGTGCAACCGTAAATATGGACGGTACAAGTTTGTATCAAGCTATAGCCGTAATTTTCCTAGCACAAATACACATGATAGATTTAACCATAGCCCAACAGATTACTGTAGTTTTAACAGCAACGCTTGCCTCAATTGGTTCTGCTGCTGTACCTAGTGCTGGCTTGGTTATGCTTATTATAGTATTGGATTCAGTAGGTTTAAATCCTGCTTGGATTGCCATTATTTTTCCGGTAGATCGCATTTTAGATATGTTTAGAACCGTTGTTAATGTTACCGGAGATGCCACGGTTTGTTCTATAATTGCCGATGGTGAAAACATGTTAGATTATAAAGAGTTAAAAGACCCTACAGAAACTTTTGATTTAGATTCGTAA
- a CDS encoding type ISP restriction/modification enzyme, producing MTLAEYAESITHQVQTSVFTSTKSGKVKTDFVSQIAKKLDLDFAPENESDGNVCFANSNELRDDYKSTFAPIDILNYIYAVLHSAIYRENFNEFLKIDFSSLPYPKDTNTFWELVKLGGQLRQLHLLEFSKTENYITSYPIDGDNVVTRKMTKSSMGFEPYCHTERSRSANGLSVSPSEKTKAAKDSKHITPHEEEMGETGKVWINDTQYFDKVPQTAWEFYIGGYQSAQKWLKDRQGDTLTFEDILHYQKIIVALTETRRIMEILDGIDIT from the coding sequence ATGACTTTAGCAGAGTACGCTGAATCTATAACTCACCAAGTCCAAACGAGTGTATTTACCTCAACGAAAAGCGGTAAGGTAAAAACAGACTTCGTCAGCCAAATAGCAAAAAAATTAGACTTAGATTTTGCACCCGAAAATGAAAGTGATGGCAACGTGTGTTTTGCCAATAGCAACGAGCTTCGAGACGACTATAAATCCACTTTTGCACCCATCGATATATTAAATTATATCTATGCCGTGTTGCACAGCGCAATATACCGCGAAAATTTCAACGAGTTTTTAAAAATAGATTTTTCTAGCTTGCCATATCCAAAAGATACCAACACCTTTTGGGAATTGGTGAAGTTAGGCGGTCAACTTAGACAACTGCATTTGTTGGAATTTTCAAAAACAGAAAATTATATTACCAGTTACCCTATTGATGGCGATAATGTAGTAACCCGAAAAATGACCAAAAGCAGCATGGGCTTTGAGCCGTATTGTCACACTGAGCGCAGTCGAAGTGCAAACGGATTATCAGTGTCTCCATCGGAAAAAACAAAAGCTGCAAAAGACTCGAAACACATCACTCCTCACGAGGAGGAGATGGGGGAGACCGGCAAAGTTTGGATTAACGACACCCAATATTTTGATAAGGTGCCACAAACCGCTTGGGAGTTTTACATTGGCGGTTATCAATCTGCGCAAAAATGGTTAAAGGACAGGCAAGGAGACACCCTAACTTTTGAGGATATTTTACACTATCAAAAAATAATTGTGGCGCTTACCGAAACCCGCCGTATTATGGAAATTCTTGATGGTATTGATATTACGTAG
- a CDS encoding flavohemoglobin expression-modulating QEGLA motif protein, whose protein sequence is MIKENHIDSQILEEICEKINTNKQLTWELPKNGIIHIDKLLPFICIYRFNTLDVYFSRLIKTQASYIIADETVNINHLIEAIRIIIEQKFATFLILEFWPDNNPKSTAFQISCPKAKAPATLKALKKGFESLNAVYPNISSSVNVEKERHPIHLEPLLNDAESKKTGTLIIGISVPTLYKNSETNELYSLFFREFYAVFSETVQRAAYEFIRIQNADDFKNYLMLGKTHVDEITSKADKDLAAISSGMSFLLRTTPVNSNEEWERFQKNNFKKPPTFKYRLIALDPELEKRKLYNIPIDTVDDPTIAYILRGKRLEIEKQLTMLEERGTKNFRFVGESLYGVIKKEVLREAKKILKAFPKGERLKSEPRYNCYDFAKYAKKELDYYNEKFPDLELSYEIRNDVAGIMVSKSKLLINDQISLDVKRSDALIQHEIGTHILTYCNGKQQPLHQMYEGFEGYDQLQEGIAVIAEYLVGGLTVNRLRLLAGRVMAVKSMVDGASFINTFNLLKRKYAFSSRIAYYISMRVYRGGGLTKDAVYLAGVIDVLKYIKNGGDLETLYTGKFNVNHIEIIEELLSRGVLKPAVLPRFLQRESVKIRLKKLRQGIQVTELVN, encoded by the coding sequence ATGATAAAAGAAAATCATATTGATTCACAGATTTTAGAAGAAATTTGTGAAAAAATTAATACAAATAAACAATTAACCTGGGAGTTGCCTAAAAATGGTATCATTCATATTGATAAGCTATTGCCGTTTATTTGTATTTACAGATTTAACACGCTCGATGTTTATTTTTCACGATTAATAAAAACTCAGGCTTCATATATCATTGCTGATGAAACCGTTAATATAAATCATCTAATAGAAGCCATAAGAATTATTATAGAGCAAAAATTTGCCACATTTTTAATTTTGGAATTTTGGCCAGATAACAATCCGAAATCTACAGCATTTCAAATAAGTTGCCCAAAAGCTAAGGCTCCGGCTACTTTAAAAGCCTTAAAGAAAGGCTTTGAATCTTTAAATGCGGTTTATCCTAATATCTCATCAAGTGTAAATGTTGAAAAAGAAAGACATCCAATTCATTTAGAGCCTTTGTTAAATGATGCAGAATCAAAAAAAACGGGGACTTTAATTATTGGTATTTCTGTTCCAACACTCTATAAAAATAGTGAAACCAATGAGTTATATTCACTTTTTTTTAGAGAATTTTATGCTGTGTTTTCAGAAACGGTACAACGTGCCGCATACGAATTTATAAGAATTCAAAATGCTGATGATTTTAAAAATTATTTAATGCTCGGTAAAACACATGTTGATGAAATTACCAGTAAAGCAGATAAGGATTTGGCAGCTATAAGCTCTGGGATGTCTTTTTTATTGCGCACAACACCAGTGAATAGTAATGAGGAATGGGAACGTTTCCAAAAAAATAATTTTAAAAAACCACCAACTTTTAAATACAGGTTAATAGCGCTTGATCCGGAATTGGAAAAAAGAAAACTTTATAATATACCCATAGATACTGTAGACGACCCAACAATTGCCTACATTTTAAGAGGAAAACGTTTAGAAATAGAGAAACAATTAACCATGTTAGAAGAACGTGGTACAAAAAATTTTCGGTTTGTTGGAGAAAGTCTTTATGGTGTGATAAAAAAAGAGGTGCTAAGAGAGGCGAAAAAAATATTAAAAGCATTTCCTAAAGGAGAACGCTTAAAAAGTGAACCGCGCTACAACTGTTATGATTTTGCAAAGTATGCTAAAAAGGAATTAGATTATTACAACGAAAAATTTCCAGATTTGGAACTGTCATACGAAATTCGAAACGATGTTGCTGGTATTATGGTATCAAAATCGAAACTTCTAATAAACGATCAGATTTCTCTAGACGTTAAAAGGAGTGATGCCTTAATACAGCACGAAATAGGTACACACATACTCACTTATTGCAACGGAAAACAGCAACCCCTGCATCAAATGTACGAGGGTTTTGAGGGCTACGATCAACTTCAAGAAGGCATTGCCGTAATTGCGGAATATTTGGTGGGCGGTTTAACGGTTAATAGATTACGTTTGCTAGCTGGTAGGGTGATGGCTGTAAAATCTATGGTTGATGGCGCTAGTTTTATAAACACATTTAACCTTTTAAAGCGAAAATACGCTTTTTCATCGCGCATTGCCTATTACATTTCCATGCGTGTTTATCGAGGTGGCGGACTCACTAAAGATGCGGTATATTTAGCAGGCGTTATCGATGTTTTAAAATATATTAAAAATGGTGGTGACCTTGAAACCCTTTATACGGGGAAATTTAATGTCAATCATATTGAAATTATCGAAGAATTATTAAGCAGAGGAGTGCTTAAACCTGCTGTATTACCTAGGTTTTTACAACGAGAAAGTGTTAAAATTCGGTTGAAAAAATTAAGACAAGGTATTCAAGTGACTGAGTTAGTAAATTAA
- the gshB gene encoding glutathione synthase: protein MNVCFIMYPWEDVDPENDTTLALIKECVKRKHGVAMCTPANLTIRNSVTYASCTVINRMEKTPSSLKSFYNKAELREEMLPLAGFDVIFFRANPPLDPIMLNFLDSVKDDVFIMNSLQGMREANNKLYTAAFGDAHSNIIPATHVSKNKNYLIRQIKESTADKMILKPLNGFGGSGVILIEKSAMSNINSLLDFYINSSGDGSSNYVILQDYIEGADEGDVRILMLNGEPVGAMKRVPGKEDHRSNVSAGGSVQRHSLTKAEKALCKQIGPKLVKDGLFFVGIDVIGGKLVEVNVMSPGGITYINKVYKLKTKIEEKVVDFLEMKVIDKLQAFDRRTRLRKTVQDA, encoded by the coding sequence ATGAACGTTTGCTTTATAATGTACCCATGGGAAGATGTTGACCCAGAAAACGACACCACATTGGCTTTAATTAAAGAATGTGTAAAACGTAAACATGGTGTTGCTATGTGCACACCTGCAAATTTAACCATTAGAAACAGTGTTACCTATGCCAGTTGCACTGTTATTAATCGTATGGAAAAAACGCCATCGTCGTTAAAATCGTTTTATAATAAGGCCGAATTACGTGAAGAAATGCTGCCACTTGCAGGTTTTGATGTGATATTTTTTAGAGCCAATCCGCCGTTGGATCCTATCATGCTTAACTTTTTAGACTCGGTAAAAGACGATGTGTTTATTATGAATTCGCTCCAAGGCATGCGCGAAGCCAACAATAAATTATATACAGCTGCTTTTGGTGATGCACACAGTAACATCATTCCGGCCACCCATGTATCAAAAAACAAAAACTACTTAATTCGGCAAATTAAAGAATCAACCGCCGATAAAATGATATTAAAACCGCTTAATGGTTTTGGTGGCTCGGGCGTTATTCTTATTGAAAAATCGGCAATGAGCAATATTAACTCGCTATTGGATTTTTATATTAATAGCAGTGGCGACGGCTCTTCAAATTACGTGATTTTACAAGATTATATTGAAGGAGCCGACGAAGGCGATGTGCGCATATTAATGCTAAACGGCGAGCCTGTGGGCGCTATGAAACGAGTGCCTGGGAAAGAAGATCACCGCTCCAATGTGTCGGCTGGCGGAAGTGTGCAAAGACATAGTTTAACCAAAGCCGAAAAAGCATTGTGCAAACAAATTGGTCCTAAATTAGTGAAAGACGGGCTGTTTTTTGTTGGAATTGATGTGATTGGCGGAAAGCTGGTTGAAGTTAATGTGATGTCTCCCGGAGGCATTACCTATATTAATAAAGTGTACAAACTTAAAACAAAAATAGAGGAGAAGGTTGTCGATTTTTTAGAAATGAAAGTCATTGATAAACTCCAGGCTTTTGATAGACGCACGCGATTACGCAAAACGGTACAAGACGCTTAA
- a CDS encoding GH3 family domain-containing protein, with product MAILGNIIKGVIDLKDTLSSEVNHQEAQKEVLKQLLTKAKDTQFGKHYKFDAILKSDDFQSNFSNLVPYFDYNKINDEWWYKLHEGETDVTWPNSPSYFALSSGTTGKTSKRIPVTDAMIEAIRQAGIKQVFALSNFDLPADFFEKEMMMLGSSTDLEERNNRLEGEISGISARNIPFWFRNYYKPGEDIAKIDDWDTRVQRIAERAKDWDIGALSGIPSWIELMLEKVIDYHKLEHIHQIWPNLQVYTSGGVAFGPYEKSFHALMGKPVTVIDTYLASEGYIATQVRPDTDAMQLNTDNGIYFEFVPFKPEYINEDGSLTQNAPSVTLQDVELEQDYVLILSTVSGAWRYIIGDTIEFTDIELAEIKITGRTKFFLNTVGSQLSVNKMDDAMKFLEEQFSTKIPEYTICAKRGDDGEFYHFWYLASEREDLNENDLSQALDTCLKDANKNYKVARSKALKGVKVKVVSPEVFYNWSGANKKKGGQVKMERVMGEDKFKDWEDFVNQS from the coding sequence ATGGCAATTTTAGGTAATATAATTAAAGGAGTAATAGATTTAAAAGACACCTTGTCTTCAGAGGTTAATCATCAAGAAGCTCAAAAGGAGGTATTAAAACAGCTTTTAACGAAGGCTAAAGACACACAATTTGGTAAGCATTATAAATTTGATGCAATTTTAAAATCAGATGATTTTCAATCCAATTTTTCAAACTTAGTTCCCTATTTCGATTATAATAAAATAAATGATGAATGGTGGTATAAATTGCACGAGGGAGAAACGGATGTAACATGGCCAAATAGCCCATCTTATTTTGCTTTAAGCTCGGGTACCACAGGAAAAACAAGCAAACGCATTCCGGTGACCGATGCTATGATTGAAGCCATCAGGCAGGCTGGAATAAAACAGGTTTTTGCATTGAGTAACTTTGATTTACCCGCTGATTTTTTTGAAAAAGAAATGATGATGTTGGGAAGTTCTACCGATTTAGAAGAACGCAATAACCGTTTAGAAGGGGAAATTAGCGGCATTAGCGCCAGGAATATTCCTTTTTGGTTTAGAAACTATTACAAACCCGGAGAAGATATTGCTAAAATTGATGATTGGGATACTAGAGTACAGCGCATTGCTGAGCGTGCTAAGGACTGGGATATTGGCGCTTTAAGCGGAATTCCATCATGGATTGAACTTATGCTTGAAAAAGTTATAGACTATCATAAATTAGAGCATATTCACCAAATTTGGCCCAATTTGCAAGTTTACACATCGGGCGGTGTCGCCTTCGGACCATATGAAAAAAGCTTTCATGCGCTTATGGGAAAACCGGTTACGGTTATTGATACCTATTTAGCTTCAGAAGGTTATATAGCCACTCAAGTGCGACCAGATACCGATGCGATGCAATTAAACACAGACAATGGTATTTATTTTGAATTTGTTCCGTTTAAGCCAGAATATATAAATGAAGACGGATCATTAACACAAAACGCTCCATCGGTTACTTTGCAAGATGTAGAATTGGAACAAGACTACGTTTTAATACTAAGTACTGTAAGCGGTGCGTGGCGTTATATAATTGGCGACACCATAGAGTTTACAGATATTGAACTGGCTGAAATAAAAATTACGGGGCGTACAAAATTCTTCTTAAATACAGTAGGTTCGCAGTTATCGGTTAATAAAATGGATGACGCGATGAAGTTTTTAGAAGAACAGTTTTCTACTAAAATTCCAGAGTATACTATATGTGCCAAACGTGGGGACGATGGTGAGTTTTATCATTTTTGGTACCTCGCATCCGAAAGGGAAGATTTGAATGAAAACGATTTATCTCAAGCTTTAGATACCTGTTTAAAAGACGCGAATAAAAACTATAAAGTTGCGCGTTCCAAGGCTTTAAAAGGAGTTAAGGTAAAAGTGGTATCACCAGAGGTATTTTACAATTGGAGTGGTGCCAACAAGAAAAAAGGCGGACAAGTAAAAATGGAACGTGTTATGGGTGAAGATAAATTTAAGGATTGGGAAGACTTTGTTAATCAATCTTAA
- a CDS encoding phosphatase PAP2 family protein — MFKILIAFIKEIRTFLINKLGKYNVTLPYVIALVLALVFVVVGINVFIELTETLTTDVLVQYDTMVTDYIISFRSSALTNYFVFVTHVGDVYGYLTVLAISIFLSLVIFKRKKYVVQISVVLFLSALSNLVLKRFINRARPSIEHMVSVETLSYPSGHAMSAMAFYGFIIYLFYKFNMNGFIKFTAIFILSLLILSIGISRIYLGVHFPSDILGGFIAGAIWVVFCIVVFNMIEVFRRDPKT, encoded by the coding sequence ATGTTTAAAATTTTAATCGCTTTTATAAAGGAAATAAGAACCTTCTTAATTAATAAGTTGGGGAAATACAATGTAACCTTACCTTATGTTATTGCTTTGGTACTAGCTTTGGTTTTTGTGGTTGTGGGCATCAATGTATTTATTGAACTTACAGAAACGCTTACTACAGATGTACTTGTTCAATACGATACTATGGTTACTGATTATATAATTTCGTTTCGCTCGTCGGCTTTAACAAACTATTTTGTGTTTGTAACCCATGTGGGCGATGTTTACGGGTATTTAACCGTGCTCGCCATTAGCATCTTTCTGTCCTTGGTTATATTTAAACGAAAAAAATACGTGGTGCAAATTTCAGTGGTCTTGTTTTTATCAGCACTTTCAAACTTGGTGTTAAAGCGTTTTATCAATAGAGCAAGACCGAGTATAGAGCACATGGTATCGGTAGAGACATTGAGCTATCCCAGTGGTCATGCCATGAGCGCCATGGCTTTTTATGGTTTTATAATCTATTTGTTTTATAAATTTAATATGAATGGGTTTATAAAATTCACCGCTATTTTTATATTATCCCTGTTAATTTTAAGCATTGGCATCAGTCGTATTTACCTTGGCGTGCATTTCCCTTCGGATATTTTAGGCGGATTTATTGCCGGAGCCATTTGGGTGGTTTTTTGTATTGTTGTTTTTAATATGATTGAAGTGTTTAGACGCGACCCGAAAACATAA